The following proteins are encoded in a genomic region of Mobula hypostoma chromosome 23, sMobHyp1.1, whole genome shotgun sequence:
- the rpl23a gene encoding 60S ribosomal protein L23a, with the protein MAPKVKKEAVPAKTEAKSKALKAKKAVLKGVHSHRRKKIRTTPTFRRPKTLRLRRQPKYPRKSAPRRNKLDHYAIIKFPLTTESAMKKIEDNNTLVFIVDIKANKHQIKQAVKKLYDIDVAKVNTLIRPDGEKKAYVRLAPDYDALDVANKIGII; encoded by the exons ATGGCTCCGAAGGTGAAGAAGGAAG CTGTCCCTGCCAAGACTGAAGCTAAATCTAAAGCCTTGAAGGCTAAGAAGGCTGTTTTGAAAGGTGTTCACAGTCACAGGCGGAAGAAAATTAGGACAACACCTACCTTCAGGAGACCAAAGACACTCAGATTGAGAAGGCAGCCGAAGTATCCCAGAAAGAGTGCTCCCAGGAGGAAcaa GTTGGACCATTATGCTATTATTAAATTTCCTCTCACCACTGAGTCTGCGATGAAGAAAATTGAGGACAACAATACCTTGGTTTTCATTGTTGATATAAAAGCTAACAAGCACCAAATCAAACAGGCTGTTAAGAAACTGTATGATATTGATGTAGCCAAAGTCAATACACTTATCAG GCCTGATGGTGAGAAGAAAGCCTATGTACGCCTGGCTCCAGACTATGATGCATTGGATGTCGCTAATAAG ATTGGCATCATCTGA